The Fragaria vesca subsp. vesca linkage group LG2, FraVesHawaii_1.0, whole genome shotgun sequence genome includes a window with the following:
- the LOC101308236 gene encoding cold shock domain-containing protein 4-like — MSDRLTGTVKWFNDQKGFGFITPENGGEDLFVHQSSIRTEGFRTLGDGESVEFQIETDNDGRTKAVDVTGPEEGPVQGRGSGGGGGRGGGGGRGGGRGGRGGGSYGGGGGYGGGGGYGGGSGGYGGGSGGGGNCFKCGEAGHIARDCSEGGGSYGGGGRGGGGYGGSGGGGRYSGGGGGGGASGGCYQCGESGHFARECPNRG; from the coding sequence ATGAGTGACCGGTTGACCGGAACGGTGAAGTGGTTCAATGACCAGAAGGGGTTCGGCTTCATCACCCCGGAGAACGGCGGCGAAGATCTCTTCGTCCACCAGTCCTCGATCCGAACCGAAGGCTTCCGCACTCTCGGCGACGGCGAGTCCGTCGAGTTCCAGATCGAGACCGACAACGACGGCCGCACCAAGGCCGTTGATGTCACCGGTCCCGAGGAGGGCCCCGTCCAGGGGAGAGGATCCGGAGGCGGAGGAGGTCGCGGCGGCGGTGGAGGACGTGGCGGTGGAAGAGGCGGCCGCGGAGGCGGGAGCTATGGAGGCGGTGGTGGATATGGAGGTGGCGGCGGCTATGGAGGCGGCAGCGGTGGTTATGGTGGTGGCAGTGGAGGCGGTGGGAACTGCTTCAAGTGTGGTGAGGCTGGACACATTGCGAGGGACTGCTCTGAGGGAGGTGGGAGCTATGGAGGCGGCGGCCGTGGCGGAGGTGGCTATGGAGGCAGTGGAGGCGGTGGGAGGTACTCTGGTGGAGGAGGCGGCGGCGGTGCTTCTGGCGGCTGCTATCAGTGTGGTGAATCTGGTCATTTCGCAAGGGAGTGCCCCAACAGAGGTTGA